The Candidatus Eisenbacteria bacterium genome contains the following window.
TGCCCTGGAGCGGCGCGGTCTCGCCGAGCGTCTCCATCTCACTCGCGGTCGGCGACAGCACCCAGGTCGCCGAGTGGACCAGCGAGCGCACGTTGTCGACCAGCCCGGCCGCGAGCGCGAACGGGGTCACCGCGGCGGCGCCCAGAAACGCGGTGATCACGAGCGAGTCGGTCTGGAACGCGATGGTACTGGCGAGCGCTCCGATGAACGCGATGCTGCCGTAGGAGCCGACCCGCGCCATGTGCTCACGACTCACCAGCGACGGCGAAAAGCGCGCCTCGGGCAGCAGGCGGCGCATCACGATCAGCGTCCACACGTGACCGAGCAGATTGCAGGCGAGCGATGCCCACGCCAGCTCGACGATGCCGCCGCCGGACCTCAGGACCACGACGAACGCGACCGCGCGCAGGATCGAGATCACGATGCCGATGCCATTCGCCAGGTCGTAGCGCTGCAGCCCCGACAACGTCGCGCCGAACACCCCGAACGGAAAGCCGAGCGCCAGCGACAGGCCGGCGACCAGGATCGTGGTGCGCGCCGCAGGCAGCATGGCGGGATCGATGTGGAAGCTGATGCCGAATCGCCACGCGATCACCCCGCACACCGCGAGCGTCACCACGCCCGCCACCGTATAGAGCGCCAGCGCGCTGCTGAGCGTGCGCGACAGCCCGTCCATGTCGCCGGCGGCGCGGTCGCGCGAGACGTATCGCACCAGCGAGGGGCGGATGCCCTGGTCCACCAGGCCGAAGTAGCCGGTGAGCGAGAACACCGTGATCCACAACCCGTAGCCTGCGTCCCCGAGCATGTGAACCATGAGCGGGGTGAGCAGGAACGAGATGACTGCCCCCGAGAAGAAGCGGAGGTAGTTCGTCATCACGTTGCGCAGGACGCGAATGCTTCGCACCGGACGTGCGGAACCCGCAGGGGCGACGGAGACCCGCGGAACCGCCGCGAGTCCCGGGCGTCGCTCAGCCCTCGGTTCCGGCTGCCTCCTCGGAGTATCCGTAGTAGTTGTAGCGGTACCCGTAGTACTGCGGCAGCACCTCGCCCGAGTCGTTGATCAACACGCCGAGCACGTTGTCTCGGGCTTCGCGCTGGACCTTGACGCCGTACTCCGCCGCCTTCCGAATCGTACTGCCCGCCTTGATCACGTACAGCACGCCCTCGGCGGCGCGGCCGAGGATCAGCGAATCGGGAACGGCGAGGTTCGGCGCCGAATCGATCAGCACCATCGCGTAACGACTGGTGGCTTCCTTGAGGAACCACTCGACCGAGTCGGTGTCGACCAGTTCCGAAGCGGGACGCTCCGACTTGCCGGCCGGCAGGAACTCGAGATCCGGAAGGACCGTGGCGCGGATGAAACGATCGTCGAAGTGACGGTGATGGAGCATTTGCGCGAGTCCCCAGCTGCTGCTCGGCAGGCCGAGTGCCCGATGGAGCGCGGGGCTGCGCAGATCGAAGTCGACCAGCAGCACCTTCTGGCGCAGTTCGCGCGCCAGCGTGATGCCGAGACACGCGCTGGTGGTGGTCTTTCCTTCGCCCCGGGTCGAACTCGTGACCACGATCGAACGCGGCAGCTGACGTCCGCGCACCCGCGCAAGCTTGAGATAGGTGCGACGGAACTCGAGACCCAGCGGGCTTTCGACCTTGAGCCGATGCAACAGGCCGTGGTCGCGCACCGCCGGCAACCCCGCGGCGGTCGCGCTGCGCGAGCGACGTCGCGAACGCTGCAATTCTTCGACGCGGGGAATCGCGCCCAGTACCGGCAGGCCGAGCAGATTCTCGATCTCGTCGGCGTTGCGGACCGATTGATCGTGCTGCTCCACCACCAGCACGGTCGCGGCTCCGACCAGCAGCCCCGCGACCATGCCGAGCATCACGAGCAGCGGACGGTTCGGCTTGCTGGGTGAAAGTGGCCGCGTGGCGGGCTCGATCAATTCGAAACGGCCCGACAGCTTCGCGTTCTCGAACGCCTCGGCGATCGAGGCGATCGCCGACTGCTGCCGGAACGAATCGTAGAGGCGCCGCGCGTTCTCGACTTCCTGCGTCAGGTGTTGCTCTTCGAGCTGCCGATCCGGAGTGTCGATCACGCCTCGCTGGTAGGTGTCGACCTGGGTACCGAGCCACACGCGCCGCGCCTCGACGCCCGCGAGGTCGGCCTGCGCGAGTCGGTACGAGACCAGGGCTTGGCGGATGTCGTCGGACAGATTCGGCAGCGCCTGCCCGGCGCCGGCGCCCAGCTCGACCTCGAGCTCGTTGTGCTTGCGGACGATCGCGAGCCGCAGCGCTCCGACGTTCTCCTGGCCCGCGTCCGAGAGCTGAGCGGTGGCGATCTGTCGCTCGAGCGTCACGATCTGCGTGGCGAGCGAGACGACCTGCGCATTCGACAGCAGATCCGGATCGCGCTCCTGGGCCTGCCCGCTCCAGCGCGCCTTCAGCATCCGCAGTCGCGATCGGAGATCCTCGGCCTCGTAGTCGGTCTGCGCGAGCAGCGACTGCGCCCGCGACAGGTTCGTCGGCCCGACGCTCGAACTCGCCATCGAGGTGGTGAGCGCATTGCGTCGATAGGCTTCGAGCCGGCCCTCGGCCTCGTCCAGCCGAAGCCGGTAGGAACGCTCTTGCTCGAGACTGAATTCCTGAGTCGCGCGCACCGCTTCGAGCTGAGCGGCCTTCGAAGTCAGGATGAACTGATTGGCGACCGACTCGGCGAGGCGGCGTGCACGATCGCGATCGAAGTCCTCGACCGTGATCTGGAACACGTTGCCCTTCGCCTTGCGGATCGAGGTGTGTTCGCGCGCGTGATCGATCATGAATCGGTCGATCGACTCGCTCTCCGACAAGCCGGCGTACTCCCGCGCGCCCTTCTTGGCCCACGCCCGCGTGCCCTCGTCGTCGCGCAGCCCGCTCGCGGTGATCACGCTGCCGAGGAACAGACTGCTCTTCAGCTGCTCGCGCATCACGTCGGCCTGGGCGTCGGCATTGGTGGGCCCGCTGCTCACGCCTCCGAGCGTACCGGCGAGCGGCTGCGGCTTCTCGAAGAACAGCACCACCGTACTGGTGTAGACCGGCGGCAGCAGCAGCGCGAACGTGAGGCCGACCAGGGCGGCCGCGAACCACGGCACGACCAGCAGCCAGCGCCGGCGCCACAGCATCCGTGCGATGTCGCGCAGATCGATCGACGGTGTCGCGTAGGGATTGATGGGGGGATTCGGTACTGCGGGTCCTGTGCTCAATTACTCACCTTGTTGTCCTTGAGGATGTCGGCGAGCACCACGATCTGGAAGACGTCGCGGGTGATGCCGAGCACCGTTCCGAAACCACTGATCGCACGGCCGAATCCGGACGCGGTGGTGGTGGGCACGAACACCACGTCGCCCTCGCGCACCTTGTAGGGCGTGCGCGTGCCCCTGGTCAGCACGTTCTTGAGATCGACCCGCACCGCGGTCATGCCGTCGCCTTCACGGGTGAGCACTCGAACGTTCGATAGATCGCCGCTTCCGGTCAGGCCGCCGGCGATCGCGAGCAGATTCCACAGATCGATGCCGTCGCCGACCGGGTAGAGCCCGGGTTTTGCGACCTGACCGAGCACCGCGCTCCCGGCGCCCGGGGCAGCGAATGGGTCGGCGCCGAATCCGGAGGGAATCACGATCGTATCGCCGACCTTGAGCTCCGGCAGGCCGGTGAGCACGCCGTCGCGCATGGTGCGCGCGACGTCGGCCGTGAGCGTACGCCGACTCTCGCCCTCGACGCGCACGATCTGGACGCGCGACAGATCGGCGCCGGGCAGCGCCCCGCCGGCCTGCCCGATCGCCTCGATCACGCCGGGAAGCCGCTCGAATCCATAGCGACCGGGTCGCGCAACCGCGCCCGAGACGAACACGCTGCGGCTCACGTACTGGCGCACGCCGACCGTCACGGCGGTGGTCTGACGCAGGAACGTCGAGAGCCGCTCGGCCAGGCGATCGCCGAGCTGCCGGGGCGTGAGTCCCGCAGCCTTGACCTCGCCGACCGGCGGGAACGTCACGTTGCCGTTGGCGTCGATCGATGTGACTCGCTCGAGTTCCGGATGCAGATAGACCGTGATGGAGATCTCGTCCTGTGCGCCCAGCAGGTAGTCCTCGGCGTGTGCGGTCGAAGCCGTGAGCGCGAGCACCACTCCCGCAAGCCAGACGCACACGGTGGCGAGACGACGGTTCATCGGATCACTCCTTTGGCGATGGAACCGGATTCGGCCGCGCGCACCGGAGCGGTGTCGTTGCCGTGAGGGTCCGCAGGTCCTTCGAGCGCGACCGCTTCCGGGCCGCTCGATCGCGGCCGGCGTAACACGATTTCAGCGGTGCGCCACAGGGTTCGCAAGTCGAGCAGCAACGAACGATTGTCGAGGTAGTAGAGATCGTAATGCACGCGACGCACCGCGCCCTCGACGCCCGGACGGTCGCATCCCGCCACCTGCGCGAGTCCGGTGATCCCGGGCGGCACGCTGAATCTGCGTGCATAGTCGGGCACCACTTGCTGCCACCGCAAAACGTTCTCCTCACGCTCGGGATTCGGACCGACCAGCGTCATCTCCCCTCTCAGCACATTGAGAAGGAATGGCACTTTGTCGAGTCGGCGGTGCGTGAGCGCACGGCTGATCGGGCCGAGATCGGAGCGAAAACGCCAGCATGGAAACGGCTGGCCGAGCAGATTCTGGGTGCGACGATCGGACACCCGGCGATCGATGCGCGCCGCCGTAGGGCCGCCGCGGCGGGGCCCGAGACGCCGCGAACGACCGACGCGCGACTCGCTGATCAGGATTTCGCGCTCACCGCGACGCCGCGCCTCGAGCCACATTAGGATCCACAACGGCGTCGAGGCCGCGAGCAGTACGCACGCGACCCCGGACTCGACGGTGGCGCGCGCGGCGCCGCGCCAGTCGGTCGAGCGGCGCTCGGCTGCCGACACCAGCCCGATCGAGGCAGGCAACTCGACGACCGGCGTGGCCGGCACCCGCTCCATCGGGGCGTGATGCGGCTCGACGTACTCCGGCACGATGCGATGCAGCGCCTGCTTGA
Protein-coding sequences here:
- a CDS encoding AAA family ATPase yields the protein MSTGPAVPNPPINPYATPSIDLRDIARMLWRRRWLLVVPWFAAALVGLTFALLLPPVYTSTVVLFFEKPQPLAGTLGGVSSGPTNADAQADVMREQLKSSLFLGSVITASGLRDDEGTRAWAKKGAREYAGLSESESIDRFMIDHAREHTSIRKAKGNVFQITVEDFDRDRARRLAESVANQFILTSKAAQLEAVRATQEFSLEQERSYRLRLDEAEGRLEAYRRNALTTSMASSSVGPTNLSRAQSLLAQTDYEAEDLRSRLRMLKARWSGQAQERDPDLLSNAQVVSLATQIVTLERQIATAQLSDAGQENVGALRLAIVRKHNELEVELGAGAGQALPNLSDDIRQALVSYRLAQADLAGVEARRVWLGTQVDTYQRGVIDTPDRQLEEQHLTQEVENARRLYDSFRQQSAIASIAEAFENAKLSGRFELIEPATRPLSPSKPNRPLLVMLGMVAGLLVGAATVLVVEQHDQSVRNADEIENLLGLPVLGAIPRVEELQRSRRRSRSATAAGLPAVRDHGLLHRLKVESPLGLEFRRTYLKLARVRGRQLPRSIVVTSSTRGEGKTTTSACLGITLARELRQKVLLVDFDLRSPALHRALGLPSSSWGLAQMLHHRHFDDRFIRATVLPDLEFLPAGKSERPASELVDTDSVEWFLKEATSRYAMVLIDSAPNLAVPDSLILGRAAEGVLYVIKAGSTIRKAAEYGVKVQREARDNVLGVLINDSGEVLPQYYGYRYNYYGYSEEAAGTEG
- a CDS encoding oligosaccharide flippase family protein, which gives rise to MTNYLRFFSGAVISFLLTPLMVHMLGDAGYGLWITVFSLTGYFGLVDQGIRPSLVRYVSRDRAAGDMDGLSRTLSSALALYTVAGVVTLAVCGVIAWRFGISFHIDPAMLPAARTTILVAGLSLALGFPFGVFGATLSGLQRYDLANGIGIVISILRAVAFVVVLRSGGGIVELAWASLACNLLGHVWTLIVMRRLLPEARFSPSLVSREHMARVGSYGSIAFIGALASTIAFQTDSLVITAFLGAAAVTPFALAAGLVDNVRSLVHSATWVLSPTASEMETLGETAPLQGMLIAGARYSVLLSWPILFALIVFGENLFVTWIGDHARIAARLLIILSVPTLLSLPQSAASSMLYGISRHKGVVVLSIANAVLNLALSLLWVRPYGLEGVALGTAVPLGLIAGFVTAWYAARVMKLPLSRYLGEGVLRPGLCALSFLVPALLIQWRWHPIGWIPLALAVAGSWLAFAAVTWRFGIDTADRARWARMLSGAMGRPPSGPPVVQGEAP